The genomic stretch CTTCCTCGGGACCGAGCGGATGGAGGAGGTCCTCGCCCGGGTGGAGTGCCCGCCCGAGACCCCGGCGGCGGTCGTCTACCACGCCTCCTGGCCCGACCAGAAGGTCGTCCGGGGGACGGTGGCCGATATCGCGGCGAAGGCCCGAGCTGCCGGGATCGAGAGGACGGCGCTGATCGTCATCGGGAAGGCCGTCGAAGGGGCGGCATCGGGTTACGGGAGGTCGGTCCTCTACTCATGACCGGGACTGTCGTGATCGCCCTCGAGCGGTTCCTCCCCGAAGCCCGCCGGATCGCGGACGCTCTTGGTGCCGAAGTCCTTCCTTTCGGCCCGGACGCTTTCCGGGCGGCGTTTTCCGGCTACGACCGGATCGTCGCCCTGATGTCGGCCGGGATCGCCGTCCGGGGGATCGCGCCCCTCCTCACCGATAAGTGGCGCGACCCGGCGGTGGTGGTGGTCGGGCCGGATCTCCGCTACGCCGTCCCGGTCGTCGGCGGACACCACGGCGGAAACGACCTTGCCCGGGAACTTGCCGCTCTCGGGATCGAGCCAGTGATCACAACCGCGACCGAGACCCGGGGTCGGGAGTCGGTCGAGGGGATCGCCGTCCGCACTGGCTGCGATGTCGTGAACCGCGACTCCACCCGGGCGGTGAACGCCGCGATGCTTGACGCCGACGTGCCCCTCTACGCCGTCACCGGCCCCGGGATCGTCGTCGCGGGCCCGGGTGTCTCCCTCCTCGTCCGGAAGGGCGAGTACGTCGTCGGCGTCGGGTGCCGGAGGGGCATCGGCGCGGCCGGGGTGACGGCTGCCGTCCGGCAGGCGCTCGGAGTTGCGGGGATCGCGCCCGGTGAGGTGCTCGTCTACGCGACGACCGCAAAGAAGCGCACGGAAGCGGGGCTCATCGATGCCGTCGCGGATCTCGGCGGCAACCTTGTCTTCTTAGATGATGCTACGTTGAACGCAGAGGAGGCGCCGTCGCCCTCGCGTGCCTCCCTCATAGGGCTCGCCGGGGTCGCGGAACCCGCGGCTCTCGCGATCGCGAAGCGAAAAGAACTGGTTCTTGTCAAACAGACGTATGGTGGTGTCACGGTTGCAATCGCACGATAGCGGAGGAAGACTCTACATCGTCGGCACCGGTCCCGGCGACCTGCTGCAGATGACGCCCCGCGCCTTAAAAGCCCTCGGCGAGGCAGACTGCGTCATCGGAAACGGGTTCTACCTCGATCTCGTCGAGCCGATGCTCGCCGGAAAAGAGGTCGTCCGGAGCAGCATGGGCAAGGAGGTCGACCGGGCTTCACGCGCGCTCGACCTCGCACGCGACCGTGTCGTCGCGATGGTGAGCGGCGGGGACGCCGGGGTCTACGGGATGGCGAGCATCGTGCTCGAGGTGGCGGAACGGTCGGGCTCGACGGTCGCGGTCGAGGTCGTCCCCGGGATTACGGCCGCGGTCTCGGCGGCGGCACGGCTCGGTTCACCGCTCTCGGGCGACTACGTCACGATGAGCCTCTCGGATCTCCTGACCCCCTGGGAGGAGATCGAGCGGAGGCTCGATCTCGCGTTCCGGATGCGGGTACCAGTCGTCCTCTATAACCCGAGATCACGGGGGAGGCCGCACAACCTTGATGCGGCGGTCGCGATCGCCCGGCGCCACCTCCCGGAGACGACGCCGGTCGGGGTGATCAAAAACGCCTACCGGAAAGGAGAGGAACGGCTGATCACGGCGCTTGGGGAGTTTGACGACCACTTCGCCTTCGTGGACATGCATTCGATCGTTTTTATCGGCGGAGAAGAGACGAGGATCTGGAGGGATGAGCATGGTGCGAGAGGAATCATCACGCCCCGGGGATATCACCGGAAGTACGTATACTGACCTTGCGGCGGTCACGCCGGAGGCCTACGCGATAGCGAGCGCGAGCCGGAACCTGGCCCGGGAGCGGGTGGGGAACGTCACCCTCGAAGACCGGATCCGGCAACGGTGCTCGGTCGCGGTCGGCGACTTTGCGATGGCCGATCTCATGCGC from Methanoculleus chikugoensis encodes the following:
- the cbiG gene encoding cobalt-precorrin 5A hydrolase gives rise to the protein MTGTVVIALERFLPEARRIADALGAEVLPFGPDAFRAAFSGYDRIVALMSAGIAVRGIAPLLTDKWRDPAVVVVGPDLRYAVPVVGGHHGGNDLARELAALGIEPVITTATETRGRESVEGIAVRTGCDVVNRDSTRAVNAAMLDADVPLYAVTGPGIVVAGPGVSLLVRKGEYVVGVGCRRGIGAAGVTAAVRQALGVAGIAPGEVLVYATTAKKRTEAGLIDAVADLGGNLVFLDDATLNAEEAPSPSRASLIGLAGVAEPAALAIAKRKELVLVKQTYGGVTVAIAR
- the cobJ gene encoding precorrin-3B C(17)-methyltransferase, which produces MVVSRLQSHDSGGRLYIVGTGPGDLLQMTPRALKALGEADCVIGNGFYLDLVEPMLAGKEVVRSSMGKEVDRASRALDLARDRVVAMVSGGDAGVYGMASIVLEVAERSGSTVAVEVVPGITAAVSAAARLGSPLSGDYVTMSLSDLLTPWEEIERRLDLAFRMRVPVVLYNPRSRGRPHNLDAAVAIARRHLPETTPVGVIKNAYRKGEERLITALGEFDDHFAFVDMHSIVFIGGEETRIWRDEHGARGIITPRGYHRKYVY